One Amycolatopsis thermophila DNA segment encodes these proteins:
- the rpsB gene encoding 30S ribosomal protein S2, whose translation MAVVTMKQLLDSGVHFGHQTRRWNPKMKRYILTERNGIYIIDLQQTLSYIDRAFEFIKETVAHGGTIMFVGTKKQAQEAIAREAQRVGMPFVNQRWLGGMLTNFQTVHKRLLRLKELEAQEQTGGFQGLTKREILTLTREKEKLERTLGGIRDMQKVPSAVWIVDTKKEHIAVGEARKLNIPVVAVLDTNCDPDEVDYPIPGNDDAIRSAALLTKVVAEAAAAGLMARSSRNGAAPAADGQDKPEPAADEPLAEWEQDLLKGSEAPAEQTTAS comes from the coding sequence ATGGCCGTCGTCACCATGAAGCAGCTGCTCGATTCCGGCGTGCACTTCGGGCACCAGACCCGCCGCTGGAACCCGAAGATGAAGCGCTACATCCTCACCGAGCGCAACGGCATCTACATCATCGACCTGCAGCAGACGCTGAGCTACATCGACCGTGCCTTCGAGTTCATCAAGGAGACCGTCGCGCACGGCGGCACCATCATGTTCGTCGGCACGAAGAAGCAGGCCCAGGAGGCGATCGCCCGCGAGGCGCAGCGCGTGGGCATGCCCTTCGTCAACCAGCGCTGGCTCGGCGGCATGCTGACCAACTTCCAGACCGTCCACAAGCGGCTGCTGCGCCTCAAGGAGCTCGAGGCCCAGGAGCAGACCGGCGGCTTCCAGGGACTGACCAAGCGTGAGATCCTCACGCTGACCCGCGAGAAGGAGAAGCTGGAGCGCACCCTCGGCGGTATCCGCGACATGCAGAAGGTGCCCAGCGCCGTCTGGATCGTGGACACCAAGAAGGAGCACATCGCCGTCGGCGAGGCGCGCAAGCTGAACATCCCGGTCGTCGCGGTCCTGGACACCAACTGCGACCCGGACGAGGTCGACTACCCGATCCCGGGCAACGACGACGCGATCCGCTCCGCCGCGCTGCTCACCAAGGTGGTCGCCGAGGCCGCCGCCGCCGGCCTGATGGCCCGCAGCAGCCGCAACGGCGCCGCCCCGGCCGCCGACGGTCAGGACAAGCCCGAGCCGGCCGCGGACGAGCCGCTGGCCGAGTGGGAGCAGGACCTGCTCAAGGGCAGCGAGGCCCCGGCCGAGCAGACCACCGCCTCCTGA
- the dprA gene encoding DNA-processing protein DprA, which yields MADLEAERLARAYLLRVAEPPAPAVAEFVAAHGPVAAAEAIRAGDCPKRVQDETDARRSHDLSQRDLDEGARLGMRLLIPEDDDWPGWALLSLELAGSRGVPGVAPPLALWVRGAARLDDATTQAVAIVGARSATTYGEHVAGELAYALASQMVPIFSGAAYGIDGAAHRGALAASGTTVALLGCGLDAGYPAGHVVLLDKIAEHGGLVVSEYPPGTPPARHRFLVRNRLIAALSEGTIVVEAGHRSGARNTATTAGALGKVVMAVPGPVSSGMSIGCHELIREAGATLVASVDDVVETVGRLGTSRPEKVRSKRPTDGLGPDALRVHEALHRREGKSAEQISAESGVPVARVRALLPALELDEFAERCDSGWRAKVRR from the coding sequence ATGGCTGACCTCGAAGCCGAACGCCTGGCCCGCGCCTACCTCCTCCGCGTCGCGGAACCGCCGGCGCCCGCGGTGGCCGAGTTCGTCGCCGCTCACGGTCCCGTTGCGGCTGCCGAAGCGATTCGCGCCGGCGATTGCCCCAAGCGGGTGCAGGACGAGACCGACGCCCGCCGCAGCCACGACCTGTCCCAGCGTGACCTCGACGAAGGCGCCCGCCTCGGCATGCGCCTGCTCATCCCCGAGGACGACGACTGGCCCGGCTGGGCCCTGCTGTCCCTCGAACTCGCCGGCAGCCGCGGCGTGCCAGGCGTCGCGCCGCCCCTCGCGCTCTGGGTGCGCGGCGCGGCCCGGCTCGATGACGCCACCACACAGGCTGTCGCGATCGTCGGCGCCAGATCGGCCACCACGTACGGCGAGCACGTCGCCGGCGAACTCGCCTACGCGCTCGCCTCCCAGATGGTGCCGATCTTCTCCGGCGCCGCTTACGGCATCGACGGCGCGGCCCACCGGGGTGCCCTCGCGGCCAGCGGCACCACGGTCGCGCTGCTCGGCTGCGGCCTCGACGCTGGCTACCCAGCCGGTCATGTCGTGCTCCTCGACAAGATCGCCGAGCACGGCGGCCTCGTGGTCAGCGAGTACCCGCCGGGCACACCTCCCGCCCGCCACCGGTTCCTGGTCCGCAACCGCCTGATCGCCGCGCTCAGCGAGGGCACCATCGTGGTGGAGGCGGGCCATCGCAGCGGCGCGCGCAACACTGCGACGACGGCGGGTGCGCTGGGCAAGGTCGTGATGGCCGTTCCCGGTCCCGTCAGCTCGGGGATGTCGATCGGCTGTCACGAGCTGATCCGCGAAGCGGGCGCGACGCTCGTCGCGTCGGTCGACGACGTCGTCGAAACCGTCGGCAGGCTGGGCACGTCCCGGCCCGAGAAGGTGCGCTCGAAACGGCCGACCGACGGCCTCGGCCCGGACGCCCTGCGCGTACACGAGGCGCTCCACCGGCGGGAGGGCAAGTCCGCGGAGCAGATCTCGGCCGAGTCCGGGGTGCCGGTCGCCCGGGTCCGGGCGCTGCTGCCCGCCCTCGAGCTCGACGAGTTCGCCGAGCGCTGCGACAGCGGCTGGCGCGCCAAGGTACGGAGGTGA
- the lepB gene encoding signal peptidase I, with product MVEPVPSSAAEDEPERPNPDESADAGAKGKRRRRKPKKQRSFWVELPILIVVALALAFVFQHFLARVYTIPSGSMETTLHGCTGCYGDKVLVDKVTYDFTDPGPGDVVVFKGPEPWVENEAPTERSGNAVVRFFQDVGSVFGLAPPDERDFVKRIIATGGQTVQCCDAQNRVVVDGKALDEPYIHWENPAEDRQDSFDPVTVPEGYVWVMGDNRNDSCDSRCQGGGGVRGAVPVDNIIGKARIIVLPPSRWGGVSDHNPQADAQPVALGMSAPSWQEGVPLGFGFVAAWPVVRGGRRLGSKVREAVERKR from the coding sequence GTGGTCGAACCTGTGCCTTCCAGCGCCGCTGAGGACGAGCCCGAACGCCCGAATCCGGACGAGAGTGCCGATGCCGGCGCAAAGGGGAAACGGCGCCGCCGCAAACCCAAGAAACAGCGCTCGTTCTGGGTCGAACTGCCGATTCTGATCGTCGTCGCGCTGGCGCTGGCATTCGTGTTCCAGCATTTCCTGGCGCGGGTCTACACGATTCCCTCGGGATCGATGGAAACGACGCTGCACGGCTGCACCGGGTGCTACGGCGACAAGGTTCTCGTCGACAAGGTCACCTACGACTTCACCGATCCGGGACCGGGTGACGTCGTGGTGTTCAAGGGCCCCGAGCCGTGGGTCGAGAACGAGGCTCCGACCGAGCGCTCGGGCAACGCCGTGGTGCGCTTCTTCCAGGACGTCGGATCGGTCTTCGGTCTGGCCCCGCCGGACGAGCGTGACTTCGTCAAGCGGATCATCGCGACCGGCGGCCAGACCGTGCAGTGCTGTGACGCCCAGAACCGGGTCGTCGTGGACGGCAAGGCCCTGGACGAGCCCTACATCCACTGGGAGAATCCCGCTGAGGACCGGCAGGATTCCTTCGATCCGGTGACGGTGCCGGAGGGCTACGTCTGGGTGATGGGCGACAACCGCAACGACTCGTGTGACTCGCGCTGCCAGGGCGGCGGCGGTGTCCGCGGGGCTGTGCCGGTCGACAACATCATCGGCAAGGCCAGGATCATCGTGCTGCCGCCGAGCCGGTGGGGTGGGGTCAGCGACCACAACCCGCAGGCCGACGCCCAGCCGGTGGCGCTCGGGATGAGCGCTCCGTCGTGGCAGGAAGGCGTCCCGCTCGGGTTCGGTTTCGTCGCCGCGTGGCCCGTGGTGCGGGGCGGGCGGCGGCTGGGCTCGAAGGTGCGCGAGGCGGTCGAGCGAAAGCGGTAA
- a CDS encoding YraN family protein, which produces MTTAARPARHLTLGRKGEDVAARHLQRLGFVVLSRNWRCRQGELDLVATDGRTLVICEVKTRTRESFGDPAEAVTEDKIARIRRLTGQWLSIHRVGWCRIRFDVIAVYAEPGGEIRVRHIPGAF; this is translated from the coding sequence ATGACCACCGCGGCAAGACCTGCCCGCCACCTGACGCTCGGCCGCAAGGGCGAGGACGTCGCCGCCCGCCACCTGCAGCGGCTCGGTTTCGTCGTGCTGTCCCGCAATTGGCGCTGCCGCCAGGGCGAGCTCGACCTCGTCGCCACCGACGGGCGCACCCTGGTCATCTGTGAGGTCAAGACCCGCACCCGGGAGAGCTTCGGCGACCCGGCCGAGGCCGTCACCGAGGACAAGATCGCCCGCATCCGGCGCCTCACCGGACAGTGGCTCAGCATCCACCGCGTCGGCTGGTGCCGGATCCGCTTCGACGTCATCGCCGTGTACGCCGAACCGGGTGGCGAGATCCGCGTCCGGCACATTCCGGGGGCGTTCTGA
- a CDS encoding ribonuclease HII — protein sequence MVRGETAWSLQSALDRRGLGPVAGVDEAGRGACAGPLVVASCVLRPGDAARLTELNDSKLLTPLARDRVYERLLVRALDYSIVVISPEEVDQLGIHVTNIEGMRRAVAGLRECPGYVLTDGFKVPGLPAPSVPVIKGDRAVACVAAASVLAKVTRDRIMAEMHGKFPVYGFDVHKGYTTVDHGAALVEHGPCEVHRWSYTNVAAAAAAHGMRPPRKVMLTAAALGQSDAPVRALEGAVVQNGSSAAGDRSNSRGGARIS from the coding sequence ATCGTCCGGGGCGAGACGGCGTGGAGTCTGCAGTCGGCTCTCGACCGCCGCGGTCTCGGCCCGGTGGCCGGGGTCGACGAGGCGGGCCGCGGGGCCTGCGCGGGCCCGCTGGTGGTGGCCTCGTGCGTGCTCCGGCCGGGGGACGCCGCCCGGCTGACCGAGCTCAACGATTCGAAGCTGCTCACGCCGCTGGCCCGGGACCGGGTGTACGAGCGGCTCCTCGTGCGGGCTCTGGACTACTCGATCGTCGTCATCTCACCTGAAGAGGTGGACCAGCTCGGTATCCACGTCACCAACATCGAGGGCATGCGCCGGGCGGTGGCGGGGTTGCGGGAGTGTCCGGGCTACGTGCTGACGGACGGTTTCAAGGTGCCGGGTCTGCCGGCGCCGAGCGTGCCGGTGATCAAGGGGGACCGGGCGGTCGCGTGCGTGGCGGCCGCGTCGGTGCTGGCGAAGGTGACGCGGGACCGCATCATGGCCGAGATGCACGGGAAGTTCCCGGTGTACGGATTCGATGTGCACAAGGGGTACACGACCGTGGACCACGGCGCGGCGCTCGTCGAACACGGGCCGTGTGAGGTACACCGGTGGTCGTACACCAACGTGGCGGCGGCGGCCGCCGCGCACGGCATGCGACCGCCGCGGAAGGTCATGCTCACCGCTGCTGCGTTGGGGCAGTCCGATGCTCCGGTGCGTGCTCTGGAGGGCGCAGTGGTCCAGAATGGGAGTTCCGCCGCCGGAGACCGGTCGAACTCGCGAGGAGGGGCGCGGATTTCATGA
- a CDS encoding M23 family metallopeptidase: MALGSGPAGRDGLEPRFGWPLSPRPVVVRPFEAPLGPYGPGHRGVDLAATPGQQVLAAGPGVVVFAGLVAGRPVISIDHDGGLRTTYEPVTPTVPAGTQVWQGQPIGLVLPGHPGCPVEACLHWGVRRGEEYLNPLPLIQTESRIRLKPWTG, encoded by the coding sequence GTGGCGCTGGGAAGCGGGCCGGCGGGGCGGGATGGGCTGGAGCCGCGGTTCGGCTGGCCGTTGTCGCCGCGGCCGGTGGTCGTCCGGCCGTTCGAGGCGCCGTTGGGGCCCTACGGGCCGGGGCATCGCGGTGTCGACCTCGCCGCCACGCCCGGGCAACAGGTCCTCGCCGCGGGGCCGGGCGTGGTGGTCTTCGCGGGCCTGGTCGCCGGGCGGCCGGTCATCTCGATCGACCACGACGGCGGCCTGCGCACGACCTACGAGCCGGTCACGCCGACGGTTCCGGCAGGTACGCAGGTCTGGCAGGGCCAGCCGATCGGGCTCGTCCTGCCCGGGCACCCGGGCTGCCCGGTGGAGGCGTGCCTGCACTGGGGCGTCCGGCGCGGTGAGGAGTACCTGAACCCGCTCCCCCTGATCCAGACCGAGTCGAGGATCCGGTTGAAGCCGTGGACAGGGTGA
- a CDS encoding DUF2469 domain-containing protein — MSAEDLEKYETEMELSLYREYRDIVSQFSYVVETERRFYLANAVDVQVRDSGGDVYFEVRMSDAWVWDMYRPARFVKNVRVITFKDVNVEELEKPELRLPEEGPFSG; from the coding sequence ATGAGCGCAGAGGATCTCGAGAAGTACGAGACCGAGATGGAGCTGTCGCTGTACCGCGAGTACCGCGACATCGTCAGCCAGTTCTCGTACGTGGTGGAGACCGAGCGGCGGTTCTACCTGGCCAACGCGGTGGACGTGCAGGTCAGGGACAGCGGGGGAGACGTCTACTTCGAGGTCCGCATGTCCGACGCCTGGGTGTGGGACATGTACCGGCCGGCCCGCTTCGTCAAGAACGTCCGGGTCATCACGTTCAAGGACGTGAACGTGGAGGAGCTGGAAAAGCCCGAGCTGCGCCTGCCCGAGGAGGGCCCCTTCTCGGGCTGA
- the trmD gene encoding tRNA (guanosine(37)-N1)-methyltransferase TrmD: protein MRIDVVTIFPEYLDPLRAALLGRAIERGLIEVGVHDLRDWTHDVHRAVDDAPYGGGPGMVMKPQVWGDALDAVCGPDTRLVVPTPAGRPFTQDVAHSYAREKHLVFACGRYEGIDQRVIDDAARRMPVDEVSIGDYVLVGGEAAVLVMVEATVRLLPGVLGNPVSAEQDSFSDGLLEGPSYTRPEVWRDLSVPEVLRSGNHALIDRWRRDQALERTLLRRPDLLDRLPDGTLDERDLAVLDRVRSGQRQAG, encoded by the coding sequence GTGCGGATCGACGTCGTCACCATCTTCCCCGAGTACCTGGACCCGCTGCGGGCCGCGCTGCTGGGCCGCGCCATCGAGCGCGGGCTGATCGAGGTCGGGGTGCACGATCTGCGGGACTGGACCCACGACGTGCACCGCGCGGTCGACGACGCCCCCTACGGCGGCGGCCCCGGCATGGTCATGAAGCCGCAGGTGTGGGGCGACGCCCTGGACGCGGTCTGCGGACCGGACACCCGCCTGGTCGTGCCCACACCGGCGGGCCGGCCGTTCACACAGGACGTGGCACATTCGTACGCCCGCGAGAAGCACCTGGTGTTCGCCTGCGGCCGCTACGAGGGCATCGACCAGCGGGTCATCGACGACGCCGCGCGCCGGATGCCGGTCGACGAGGTGTCCATCGGCGACTACGTCCTGGTCGGCGGCGAGGCCGCGGTGCTGGTCATGGTCGAGGCCACCGTCCGGCTGCTGCCCGGTGTGCTGGGCAACCCCGTGTCGGCCGAGCAGGACTCCTTCTCCGACGGGTTGCTCGAGGGACCCAGTTACACGCGCCCCGAGGTCTGGCGCGACCTGTCCGTGCCCGAGGTGCTGCGCTCGGGCAACCACGCGCTGATCGACCGCTGGCGGCGCGACCAGGCGCTGGAACGCACCCTGCTGCGCCGCCCCGATCTCCTCGACCGGCTGCCGGACGGTACGCTGGACGAGCGCGATCTCGCCGTGCTCGACCGTGTCCGGTCCGGGCAGCGGCAGGCCGGGTGA
- a CDS encoding tyrosine recombinase XerC produces MSARESRGRRTDLHALREALPRAAASLVGDYERHLGLERGVSPHTVRAYVGDVVSLLAFLHGEEAPPDRPALEGLDIGVLRSWLAEQRNGGAGRTTLARRAASARTFTAWARRRGSLDHDPGAKLVAPRVHRTLPPVLRPDEAEDLLGAAGSGAAQQEPVALRDHAVLEVLYATGVRVSELCGLDVDDVDFGRRLVRVLGKGGKERMVPFGVPADRALRTWLDHGRPAVAAAATKPDSSALFLGVRGGRVDPRTVRRVVHEALDAVPSASDMGPHGLRHTAATHLLEGGADLRSVQELLGHATLATTQLYTHVTVERLKAIHDQAHPRSR; encoded by the coding sequence ATGTCCGCACGGGAATCTCGGGGTCGCCGAACCGACCTGCACGCCCTCCGGGAAGCCCTGCCGCGCGCCGCCGCGAGCCTGGTCGGCGACTACGAACGGCACCTGGGACTCGAACGGGGCGTGTCCCCGCACACCGTCCGGGCCTACGTGGGTGATGTCGTGTCGCTCCTGGCGTTCCTGCACGGTGAGGAGGCGCCGCCGGACAGGCCTGCGCTGGAGGGACTGGACATCGGGGTGCTCCGGTCGTGGCTCGCCGAGCAGCGCAACGGCGGAGCGGGCCGGACCACGCTGGCGCGCCGTGCGGCCTCGGCGCGCACGTTCACCGCCTGGGCCCGCCGACGGGGCTCGCTGGACCACGATCCGGGGGCGAAGCTCGTCGCGCCGCGGGTGCACCGGACCCTGCCGCCGGTGTTGCGGCCCGACGAGGCGGAGGACCTGCTCGGAGCCGCCGGGAGCGGGGCCGCCCAGCAGGAGCCGGTCGCACTCCGGGATCACGCGGTGCTCGAAGTCCTGTACGCCACTGGGGTGCGGGTGTCCGAGCTGTGCGGGCTCGATGTGGACGACGTCGACTTCGGACGGCGGCTGGTCCGCGTGCTCGGCAAGGGCGGCAAGGAGCGCATGGTGCCGTTCGGCGTGCCCGCGGATCGAGCGCTGCGAACCTGGCTCGACCACGGACGCCCGGCCGTGGCCGCAGCGGCGACGAAGCCGGATTCGAGCGCGCTGTTCCTGGGGGTGCGCGGTGGGCGGGTGGACCCGCGCACCGTGCGCCGGGTGGTGCACGAAGCCCTGGACGCGGTGCCCTCGGCGAGCGACATGGGCCCGCACGGGTTACGGCACACCGCGGCAACGCACCTGCTGGAGGGCGGTGCCGACCTTCGCAGCGTTCAGGAGCTACTCGGTCACGCTACGCTTGCCACGACACAGCTCTACACCCACGTGACCGTCGAGCGGTTGAAGGCGATCCATGACCAAGCCCACCCCCGATCCCGATGA
- a CDS encoding RNA-binding protein yields the protein MSFLADSLEHLVRGIVDNPDEVRVDLITTRRGRTLEVHVHPDDLGKVIGRGGRTATALRTVMGGIGGRGVRVDVVDTDR from the coding sequence GTGAGCTTCCTCGCCGACTCCCTCGAACACCTGGTGCGCGGGATCGTGGACAACCCGGACGAGGTCCGGGTCGACCTGATCACCACCCGCCGCGGTCGCACGCTCGAGGTCCACGTCCACCCGGACGACCTCGGCAAGGTCATCGGCCGTGGCGGCCGGACCGCGACCGCGCTGCGCACCGTCATGGGCGGCATCGGTGGCCGCGGCGTCCGCGTGGATGTCGTCGACACCGACCGCTGA
- a CDS encoding FliA/WhiG family RNA polymerase sigma factor → MPGPAAKAGPPATTGLTPHTTAHGHGLSSTAEGEATANGSASSSESPRPPASTAAEPRLSGDAQGARPGTGASGARNGDVDAAIQAVWREFRDRPEQRLRERLVLHYAPLVKYVAGRVGTGLPTHVDVSDLIQSGIFGLIDAIEKFEPERGLRFETYAMQRIRGAILDDLRSQDWVPRVVRSRAREVERALERLGGRLRRTPTDTEVATELGITLDELRDLYSQLQLTSVVALEDLMAAGRESGSLVDTLPDDDAVDPVAVLVDRDNRRQLAEAIAQLTERDRIVVSLYYFERLTLAEIGRVLGVTESRVSQLHTRAVLRLRARLTEQAGV, encoded by the coding sequence ATGCCCGGACCAGCGGCGAAGGCCGGTCCGCCCGCGACCACCGGGCTCACGCCGCACACCACTGCGCACGGCCACGGGCTCTCCAGCACCGCAGAGGGGGAGGCGACCGCCAACGGCAGTGCTTCCTCCTCGGAGAGCCCCCGCCCTCCAGCATCGACGGCCGCCGAACCGAGGTTGTCCGGCGATGCCCAGGGCGCCCGGCCCGGGACGGGGGCGTCCGGAGCGCGGAATGGCGACGTCGACGCCGCTATCCAGGCCGTGTGGCGCGAGTTCCGAGATCGTCCTGAGCAGCGACTCCGGGAGCGGCTCGTCCTGCACTACGCCCCGCTGGTGAAGTACGTGGCCGGCCGGGTCGGCACCGGGTTGCCGACGCACGTCGACGTCAGCGACCTCATCCAGTCGGGCATCTTCGGCCTGATCGACGCCATCGAGAAGTTCGAGCCCGAGCGCGGGCTGCGCTTCGAGACCTACGCGATGCAGCGCATCCGGGGCGCGATCCTCGACGACCTGCGCTCGCAGGACTGGGTGCCCCGCGTCGTGCGCAGCCGCGCCCGCGAGGTCGAGCGTGCGCTCGAGCGACTCGGTGGCCGCCTGCGCCGGACGCCGACCGACACCGAGGTGGCCACTGAACTCGGCATCACCCTCGACGAGCTCCGTGACCTGTACAGCCAGCTCCAGCTGACCAGCGTCGTCGCGCTCGAGGACCTGATGGCGGCGGGCCGCGAGAGCGGTTCGCTGGTCGACACGCTGCCCGACGACGACGCCGTCGACCCGGTGGCCGTCCTCGTCGACCGGGACAACCGGCGTCAGCTCGCCGAGGCCATCGCGCAGCTCACCGAGCGCGACCGGATCGTGGTCAGCCTTTACTACTTCGAGCGGCTGACCCTCGCCGAGATCGGCCGGGTGCTGGGCGTGACGGAGTCGCGGGTGAGCCAACTGCACACCCGGGCGGTGCTCCGGCTGCGTGCCCGGTTGACCGAGCAAGCCGGTGTCTGA
- a CDS encoding YifB family Mg chelatase-like AAA ATPase encodes MPIGRAWSVALLGLDGRLVEVEADLGGGLPGIKLVGLPDAGLREAKDRVRSAIRNSGQHWPEDKLTLGLFPANLPKLGSGYDLAIAVAVLASAGKVPATRLLGTVLLGELALDGRVREIRGVLPGLLAARKAGVKRAIVPSHSLVEAALVDGLEVYGAARLRDVVAWLEGENALTRPDPPVEQEPPEVPDLADVIGQPEARWALEVAAAGGHHLLLSGPPGVGKTMLAKRLPGLLPMLGTEESLEVTAVHSVHGALSPSAPLIKVPPFIAPHHSVSEAALIGGGAGIAAPGLVSRAHRGVLFLDEAPEFGAQRLDSLRTVLEEGEVRIARARGSVCYPARFQLVMATNPCPCAPPREADCSCSPTERRRYLSRLSGPLLDRVDLRVRLRPMTAMSNHESGEPEPTEVVRKRVLAARDRAAARWSAQGWKTNAEVPGPALRREFALPRTTTALLDRSLERGTVTARGADRCLRIAWTLADLAETDEPDADHVAAALEFRDRRAA; translated from the coding sequence ATGCCCATCGGACGCGCCTGGTCCGTGGCCCTGCTCGGACTGGACGGCCGGCTGGTCGAGGTCGAGGCCGATCTGGGCGGCGGCCTGCCCGGCATCAAGCTCGTCGGGCTGCCCGACGCCGGCCTGCGCGAAGCCAAGGACAGGGTCCGCTCGGCCATCCGCAACTCCGGTCAGCACTGGCCCGAGGACAAGCTCACCCTCGGCCTGTTCCCTGCGAACCTGCCCAAGCTGGGATCGGGCTACGACCTGGCGATCGCGGTGGCCGTCCTCGCCTCGGCGGGCAAGGTTCCGGCCACCCGCCTGCTCGGCACCGTGCTGCTGGGCGAGCTCGCGCTCGACGGCCGGGTCCGCGAGATCCGCGGCGTCCTGCCCGGCCTGCTCGCGGCGCGCAAGGCCGGGGTCAAACGAGCCATCGTCCCGTCGCACTCGCTGGTCGAGGCGGCACTGGTGGACGGCCTGGAGGTCTACGGCGCGGCGCGTCTGCGGGACGTGGTCGCCTGGCTCGAGGGCGAGAACGCCCTCACCCGGCCGGACCCACCCGTCGAGCAGGAACCACCCGAAGTGCCCGATCTGGCGGACGTCATCGGCCAACCAGAAGCGCGCTGGGCTCTCGAAGTCGCGGCCGCCGGTGGTCACCACCTGCTGCTGTCCGGACCGCCGGGCGTGGGCAAGACGATGCTGGCCAAACGCCTGCCCGGGCTCCTGCCGATGCTCGGCACCGAAGAGTCCCTGGAGGTCACAGCCGTGCACTCGGTGCACGGAGCGTTGTCACCGTCGGCGCCGCTGATCAAGGTCCCGCCGTTCATCGCGCCGCACCATTCGGTGTCCGAAGCGGCCCTGATCGGCGGCGGCGCGGGCATCGCGGCGCCCGGTCTGGTCAGCCGTGCCCACCGCGGGGTGCTGTTCCTGGACGAGGCGCCCGAGTTCGGGGCGCAGCGGCTGGACTCCCTGCGCACCGTCCTGGAGGAGGGCGAGGTGCGCATTGCCCGCGCTCGCGGCTCGGTCTGCTACCCGGCGCGGTTCCAGCTGGTCATGGCCACCAACCCGTGCCCGTGTGCGCCGCCGCGGGAGGCCGACTGTTCCTGTTCCCCGACCGAGCGCCGCCGCTACCTCAGCCGGTTGTCCGGTCCGCTGCTGGACCGCGTGGATCTCCGCGTCCGCCTGCGCCCGATGACCGCGATGAGCAATCACGAGTCCGGTGAGCCGGAGCCGACCGAGGTGGTGCGCAAGCGTGTGCTGGCCGCCCGTGACCGCGCCGCCGCCCGCTGGAGTGCGCAGGGGTGGAAGACCAACGCGGAGGTCCCGGGTCCCGCGCTGCGCCGCGAGTTCGCCCTCCCCCGCACGACGACCGCACTGCTCGACCGCAGCCTCGAACGCGGCACGGTGACAGCCCGCGGTGCCGACCGCTGTCTCCGCATCGCCTGGACCCTGGCCGACCTAGCCGAAACCGACGAGCCCGACGCCGACCACGTGGCCGCCGCCCTCGAGTTCCGCGACCGGAGAGCAGCATGA
- the rimM gene encoding ribosome maturation factor RimM (Essential for efficient processing of 16S rRNA), translating to MDVVVGRVAKAHGVRGELAVDIRTDSPEERFRDGATVTARFRDGTTRPLTIAAARPHGGRLLVTFEQVVTREAAEALRGALLLADTADLPPTDDPDEFYDHELEGLRAELGDGEVVGTVQEVVHAPHGELLAIDRDGRTVLVPFVQAIVPVVDVAGGRVVIEPPEGLLDDAG from the coding sequence GTGGACGTCGTCGTCGGGCGGGTCGCGAAGGCCCATGGGGTCCGCGGTGAACTCGCCGTGGACATCCGGACCGACTCGCCCGAGGAACGCTTCCGCGACGGCGCGACGGTGACCGCCCGCTTCCGCGACGGCACCACGCGCCCGCTGACCATCGCAGCCGCCCGCCCCCACGGCGGGCGGCTGCTGGTCACCTTCGAGCAGGTCGTCACGCGCGAGGCCGCCGAGGCCCTGCGCGGCGCCCTGCTGCTCGCCGACACCGCCGACCTGCCGCCCACCGACGACCCGGACGAGTTCTACGACCACGAACTCGAGGGTCTGCGTGCCGAGCTGGGCGACGGCGAGGTCGTCGGCACCGTGCAGGAGGTCGTGCACGCCCCGCACGGGGAACTGCTCGCGATCGACCGCGACGGCCGCACCGTGCTCGTGCCGTTCGTGCAGGCGATCGTGCCCGTGGTGGACGTCGCCGGCGGACGCGTCGTCATCGAACCGCCCGAGGGCCTGCTCGACGACGCCGGCTGA
- the rplS gene encoding 50S ribosomal protein L19 → MNTLDALDAQSLRSDIPHFRPGDTLKVHVRVIEGNRERVQVFQGVVIRRQGGGIRETFTVRKVSFGVGVERTFPVHSPNISKIEVHKRGDVRRAKLYYLRELRGKAAKIKERREAPTAS, encoded by the coding sequence ATGAACACCCTGGACGCCCTGGACGCTCAGTCGCTGCGTTCCGACATTCCGCACTTCCGCCCGGGTGACACGCTGAAGGTGCACGTTCGCGTCATCGAGGGAAACCGTGAGCGTGTTCAGGTTTTCCAGGGCGTCGTGATCCGCCGCCAGGGCGGCGGTATTCGCGAGACCTTCACCGTGCGCAAGGTTTCGTTCGGTGTGGGCGTGGAGCGCACTTTCCCGGTGCACAGCCCGAACATCTCGAAGATCGAGGTGCACAAGCGCGGTGACGTGCGTCGCGCCAAGCTCTACTACCTGCGTGAGCTGCGCGGCAAGGCCGCCAAGATCAAGGAGCGCCGCGAGGCCCCGACCGCGTCCTGA